From the genome of Aspergillus fumigatus Af293 chromosome 1, whole genome shotgun sequence, one region includes:
- a CDS encoding macro domain-containing protein, whose protein sequence is MRILDVERIVDDICLHSLDSYLYAADLNLHLPLVRFRKVSYPLISTTMDPPSVRSKITEIEGDLFHAPDGAALIHACNCQGSWGKGIAKAFKDKYPAAFAIYRSHCQNLLSSPRYMFEPDLQSEESHARSSRDVRLPEGTALIIPPQKRDSEANGKKHWIICLFTSRGFGRAVSPPDVIVRNTELAVADMTRQLAELQTDQSSREESVGELWSCRFNAGLFGVPWERSRRVLEDAGLEVTVVRPHGG, encoded by the exons ATGCGAATTCTTGATGTTGAAAGAATAGTTGACGATATCTGCTTACATTCACTTGACTCCTACCTCTACGCCGCTGATCTCAATTTACATCTTCCACTTGTTCGCTTCCGAAAGGTATCATATCCTCTGATCTCAACCACAATGGATCCACCTTCAGTACGAAGCAAAATAACAGAGATTGAGGGCGACCTTTTCCATGCTCCAGATGGGGCAGCTCTAATCC ATGCCTGCAATTGCCAAGGGTCTTGGGGCAAGGGCATCGCGAAGGCATTCAAAGACAAG TATCCAGCTGCCTTTGCGATCTACCGTTCTCATTGCCAGAATCTCCTGTCCAGCCCAAGGTACATGTTTGAGCCTGATTTGCAGAGCGAAGAGTCCCATGCAAGAAGCTCTCGAGACGTACGACTACCAGAGGGCACTGCATTGATCATCCCTCCTCAGAAAAGAGACTCTGAGGCAAATGGCAAGAAGCACTGGATTATCTGTTTATTCACGTCCCGCGGCTTTGGGCGGGCCGTCAGTCCACCGGATGTCATCGTCAGGAATACCGAGCTTGCTGTGGCAGATATGACAAGGCAGCTTGCGGAATTACAGACGGATCAGTCTTCTAGAGAAGAGTCGGTTGGGGAGTTGTGGTCTTGCCGGTTCAATGCTGGTTTATTTGGGGTTCCTTGGGAACGCTCGCGGAGGGTTCTGGAAGATGCAGGGCTGGAGGTTACTGTGGTTCGGCCTCATGGGGGGTAA
- a CDS encoding CENP-X/MHF2 family protein, whose protein sequence is MPPERQGTQKRRRLPFNPPRPRDTITTAGPSTSASTSTSTKKAVKNTANAAASSSRGMRKAAIGSTTASSSRQRVPARPSAPASESGSEPQSGSEGSDTGSQDRDRSPSEEPDYILAEITHNDEADDVMSSEPAIPPKLLTRLLHHHFKSEKTKIAKDANEVVAKYVDVFVREALARAAYERAEGLADRPGEISIGDGFLEVEDLEKMAPQLVLDF, encoded by the exons ATGCCTCCGGAACGGCAAGGCACCCAAAAGCGCCGGCGCCTCCCGTTCAACCCCCCACGACCGCGagacaccatcaccaccgccgGACCATCGACCTCGGCATCcacatcaacatcaaccaAAAAAGCTGTCAAAAACACAGCCAACGCAGCTGCGTCCTCGTCAAGGGGCATGCGCAAGGCCGCCATTGGGTCTACAacagcctcctcttctcgTCAGAGAGTTCCCGCACGACCTAGcgctccagcttctgagTCAGGCTCCGAACCACAGTCTGGATCTGAAGGCTCGGATACCGGCAGTCAAGATCGCGATAGATCGCCGTCCGAAGAACCAGATTACATTTTAGCGGAGATCACACATAATGATGAGGCGGATGATGTGATGTCGAGCGAGCCTGCTATCCCGCCGAAATTGCTCACTAGGTTATTACACCATCACTTCAAGAGCGAGAAGACCAAAATTGCGAAGGATGCGAATGAGGTTGTGGCTAAGTATGTGGATGTTTTTGTAAGGGAGGCGTTGGCTAGAGCAGCTTATGAGAGGGCTGAGGGGTTGGCTGATCGTCCTGGGGAAATATCGATTGGAGATGGGTTTTTAGAG GTCGAGGATCTTGAGAAGATGGCTCCGCAGCTTGTGTTGGACTTCTAG